One segment of Gordonia terrae DNA contains the following:
- a CDS encoding TIGR03617 family F420-dependent LLM class oxidoreductase, giving the protein MKIMTALFNPTDAVERAQLLQEAGASGVFTFEGPHDVFSPLVLASSVTGLDIMSNVAIAFPRNPIQLAHQANDLQLLSEGRFILGLGTQVRAQIEKRYGVEFDRPVERMKEMVGALRAIFATWNSGERLDFRGEYYRHTLMTPTFVPGPNPYGPPPIYLGALGPRLTRATAEVADGLLVMPFGTKRFLHETTLPAVRDGLAAAGRSEDDFEVVPEIIVSVAGSGASGPNVTVGSDLDDDHASTRMLLAFYGSTPAYRPVLEAHGWGDLQPELNMMSKQGRWQEMAGLIDDEMLHTIAACGTPQEVAAHIRDRVDGVSDRICLYQPGPIAVDALAEIVDALGGSR; this is encoded by the coding sequence ATGAAGATCATGACGGCGTTGTTCAACCCGACCGATGCGGTGGAACGCGCACAGCTCCTGCAGGAGGCGGGCGCATCGGGGGTGTTCACCTTCGAGGGGCCGCACGACGTGTTCTCCCCGCTCGTGCTCGCATCGTCGGTCACGGGCCTGGACATCATGTCCAACGTCGCGATCGCGTTCCCGCGCAACCCGATCCAGCTCGCGCACCAGGCCAACGACCTGCAACTGCTCAGCGAGGGGCGATTCATCCTGGGTCTGGGCACTCAGGTCCGCGCTCAGATCGAGAAGCGCTACGGCGTCGAGTTCGACCGTCCGGTCGAGCGGATGAAGGAGATGGTCGGCGCACTGCGCGCGATCTTCGCGACGTGGAACTCCGGCGAGCGCTTGGACTTTCGCGGCGAGTACTACCGGCACACGCTGATGACGCCGACCTTCGTCCCGGGGCCGAACCCGTACGGGCCGCCGCCGATCTACCTGGGCGCGTTGGGGCCTCGGCTCACCCGGGCGACCGCCGAGGTCGCCGACGGCCTGTTGGTGATGCCGTTCGGAACCAAGCGGTTCCTGCACGAGACGACGCTGCCCGCCGTACGCGACGGTCTCGCGGCGGCCGGCCGGTCCGAGGACGATTTCGAGGTGGTGCCCGAGATCATCGTCTCGGTTGCCGGGAGCGGAGCGAGCGGGCCGAATGTGACAGTCGGCTCAGATCTCGACGATGACCACGCCTCGACGCGGATGTTGTTGGCGTTCTACGGTTCCACTCCGGCATACCGGCCGGTGCTGGAAGCGCACGGTTGGGGAGATCTACAACCGGAGCTCAACATGATGTCCAAGCAGGGCCGGTGGCAGGAGATGGCCGGCCTCATCGACGACGAGATGCTGCACACGATCGCGGCGTGTGGAACGCCCCAGGAGGTCGCTGCGCACATCCGCGACCGGGTCGACGGTGTGTCGGACCGGATCTGCCTCTATCAGCCGGGTCCCATCGCCGTGGA
- a CDS encoding TetR-like C-terminal domain-containing protein: protein MTADGQRENKRSTSSAPGRPRDGRIDAAIIAATRELILETGYPALSLSAIAARAGTTTAAIYRRWSGKPELVHEAVLSAETLAPPTGSGDVQQDIRALVEIVRAMFNRPEVRVALPGLIADTVASPDVHSQMIARLAGDLTAFESRFGQERRDDDRLPMLAEVVAGTAIFRILIRSDAALDDAWVDQMVELITERWPAG, encoded by the coding sequence ATGACAGCAGATGGCCAGAGGGAAAACAAGAGGTCGACGTCGTCGGCACCCGGGCGGCCACGCGACGGGCGGATCGACGCCGCGATCATCGCGGCGACCCGCGAACTGATCCTCGAGACCGGTTACCCCGCCCTGTCGCTGTCCGCGATCGCGGCCCGTGCCGGCACGACGACGGCCGCCATCTACCGGCGATGGTCGGGCAAGCCCGAACTCGTCCACGAGGCGGTGCTGTCCGCCGAGACCCTCGCCCCGCCAACCGGTTCCGGAGACGTGCAGCAGGACATCCGTGCCCTCGTCGAGATCGTCCGCGCGATGTTCAACCGACCCGAGGTGCGGGTGGCCCTCCCCGGCCTGATCGCCGACACAGTCGCATCACCCGACGTCCACAGTCAGATGATCGCCCGGCTGGCCGGCGACCTCACCGCCTTCGAGTCCCGCTTTGGCCAGGAACGCCGCGACGACGACCGGTTGCCCATGCTGGCGGAGGTCGTCGCGGGCACCGCGATATTCCGCATCCTCATCCGCAGCGACGCCGCGCTCGACGACGCCTGGGTCGATCAGATGGTCGAGCTCATCACAGAACGCTGGCCGGCGGGCTGA
- a CDS encoding glycoside hydrolase family 16 protein yields the protein MITLHEDFTGDRFDSRTWIADYLPHWTRPSNSAARWTTSGGRSRLCIDDDQPAWRPSESTMRVSSLQTGHHAGEVGGVVGQHAHRDGLTVATHRPSEILFAQRHGRFAVTMSAIRDPASMVAFWLLGTEQRPEESGEICVAEIFGPGPGEPWTLGVGVHPHRDPRIVDDFSVLEMADDLADLHEYVVDWGPHRLVFSMDGRVVKEVRQSIDYPMQLMLSIFDFPDRAISDSPLAYPRILDAAYVQVSTLDGD from the coding sequence ATGATCACCCTGCACGAGGACTTCACCGGCGACCGTTTCGACAGCCGGACGTGGATCGCCGACTACCTCCCGCACTGGACGAGACCGTCGAACTCCGCGGCTCGGTGGACCACGTCCGGGGGACGTTCGAGACTGTGCATCGACGACGACCAACCCGCATGGCGGCCGTCGGAGTCGACGATGCGCGTCTCGAGCCTGCAGACCGGACACCACGCCGGTGAGGTCGGCGGCGTGGTCGGTCAGCACGCGCACCGAGACGGGCTCACCGTGGCCACCCACCGTCCGTCGGAGATCCTGTTCGCACAGCGGCACGGCCGCTTCGCAGTCACGATGAGTGCGATTCGCGACCCGGCGTCGATGGTGGCGTTCTGGCTCCTCGGAACGGAGCAGCGACCGGAGGAGTCGGGGGAGATCTGCGTCGCGGAGATCTTCGGCCCGGGGCCCGGCGAGCCCTGGACGCTGGGTGTCGGCGTGCACCCGCACCGGGATCCGCGCATCGTCGACGACTTCTCCGTCCTCGAGATGGCCGACGATCTCGCCGACCTCCACGAGTACGTCGTCGATTGGGGGCCCCACCGTCTCGTGTTCAGCATGGACGGACGCGTCGTCAAGGAGGTCCGGCAGTCCATCGATTACCCGATGCAGCTCATGCTGAGCATCTTCGACTTCCCCGACCGCGCGATCTCGGACTCTCCGCTCGCCTACCCCCGCATCCTGGATGCGGCGTATGTGCAGGTCAGCACACTCGACGGCGACTGA
- a CDS encoding TetR/AcrR family transcriptional regulator C-terminal domain-containing protein, producing MPTTGRATREAGKTTRKSLLRAAAEVFAENGESASVAQICQRADAYPNQVTYYFGSKEQLFVEVAGAGVLRAGRRAEEAAAGAETVREYTNTLVGTLLGPCARDVELFATAMLLVARRTDLRPLITDTLTVLHERGEEALLSTLVRTGWQLRAGIDVEARAFWSAIFGLAVQKASTGADFGYRLEDAVAVVFTNLQIPDEVLDSPLRPVGPLRPVDTDTNTDTDTDTDTPSPAAQEA from the coding sequence ATGCCCACGACCGGACGCGCAACGAGAGAGGCCGGCAAGACCACGCGCAAGTCGCTGCTGCGCGCTGCCGCCGAGGTGTTCGCCGAGAACGGCGAGTCGGCGTCCGTGGCGCAGATCTGTCAGCGTGCCGACGCCTACCCGAACCAGGTCACGTACTACTTCGGCTCCAAGGAGCAGCTGTTCGTCGAAGTCGCCGGCGCCGGCGTGCTGCGTGCCGGGCGTCGCGCTGAGGAAGCCGCCGCCGGCGCCGAGACCGTCCGCGAGTACACGAACACCCTCGTCGGCACACTCCTCGGACCCTGCGCGCGGGACGTCGAACTCTTCGCGACGGCAATGCTTCTCGTAGCGCGTCGTACCGATCTGCGGCCACTCATCACGGACACACTCACAGTGCTGCACGAGCGCGGTGAAGAAGCGTTGCTCTCCACGCTCGTCCGCACCGGCTGGCAGCTCCGCGCCGGGATCGACGTCGAGGCGCGGGCGTTCTGGTCGGCGATCTTCGGACTTGCGGTCCAGAAAGCCTCCACCGGAGCCGATTTCGGCTATCGACTCGAAGACGCGGTGGCCGTCGTCTTCACCAATCTCCAGATCCCCGACGAGGTGTTGGACAGTCCGCTCCGCCCGGTCGGCCCGCTCCGCCCGGTCGACACCGACACCAACACCGACACCGACACCGACACCGACACGCCATCACCCGCAGCACAGGAGGCATGA
- a CDS encoding acyl-CoA dehydrogenase family protein encodes MTQSASSVRPQPHLTHEVFNQSAPRVDVNEYELDTVLRESVNRHDAGWGDAELREIGALVGSESFKHDAQLANTVIPTLRTFDRWGNRIDEVEYHPAYHRIISASIAHGSHTRCWADPQPGSHVVRAAAFMLFGQIEPGHACPVSMTNAVIPSLELQPDVAAQWVPKALSRNYSPDLSAGKDSAIFGMSMTEKQGGSDVRANTTVAVPAGVGGPGAEYLLTGHKWFCSAPMSDAFLVLAQAQGAGGEGLSCFLLPRILPDGTRNVFRIQRLKDKLGNKSNASSEIELDGTVAIMVGEPGRGVRTIIEMVAQTRLDCVLGSAAGMRQAVAEAVWHARHRSAFGATLADQPAMTAVLADLALESEAATTTAIRLARAHDEDAGPQERAFRRLATAVSKYWICKRGPHHAYEALECLGGNGYTEDFPLAMRYREQPVMAVWEGSGNVIALDVLRAMTREPESIAAFDAEVSLARGTSRTLDIHLDHLRDRLGELSRLDAADAQRRARSTVEAMALALQASLLVRHSPTAVADAFIAARLGPDRSLEYGALPAGADLRAILERH; translated from the coding sequence ATGACCCAGTCCGCGAGTTCCGTTCGGCCGCAGCCGCATCTCACCCACGAGGTGTTCAACCAGTCGGCGCCGCGGGTCGACGTGAACGAGTACGAACTCGACACGGTGCTACGGGAGTCCGTCAACCGCCACGACGCGGGCTGGGGTGATGCCGAACTGCGCGAGATCGGCGCCCTCGTCGGCAGCGAATCCTTCAAGCACGACGCCCAACTGGCGAATACCGTCATCCCGACGCTGCGCACGTTCGACCGATGGGGCAATCGCATCGACGAGGTCGAGTACCACCCGGCCTATCACCGCATCATCTCCGCGTCGATCGCCCACGGGTCCCACACCCGGTGCTGGGCGGACCCGCAGCCCGGTTCTCATGTCGTGCGGGCCGCGGCGTTCATGCTCTTCGGCCAGATCGAGCCCGGTCACGCGTGTCCGGTGTCGATGACGAATGCGGTCATCCCGTCCCTCGAGCTGCAGCCCGACGTCGCGGCCCAGTGGGTACCGAAGGCACTGTCGCGCAACTACTCCCCCGACCTCTCCGCAGGCAAGGACTCGGCGATCTTCGGGATGTCGATGACCGAGAAGCAGGGCGGCTCCGACGTACGCGCCAACACAACGGTCGCGGTTCCCGCCGGCGTCGGCGGCCCGGGCGCGGAGTACCTGCTGACGGGGCACAAGTGGTTCTGCTCGGCCCCGATGTCGGATGCCTTCCTCGTCCTCGCACAGGCCCAGGGCGCCGGGGGCGAGGGGCTCTCGTGTTTCCTGCTCCCGCGCATCCTGCCCGACGGCACCCGCAACGTCTTCCGCATCCAGCGGCTGAAGGACAAGCTGGGCAACAAGTCCAACGCATCGAGTGAGATCGAACTCGACGGGACCGTGGCGATCATGGTGGGTGAACCCGGCCGCGGCGTGCGCACCATCATCGAGATGGTCGCGCAGACCCGCCTCGACTGCGTTCTCGGTTCAGCTGCGGGCATGCGTCAGGCCGTGGCGGAGGCGGTCTGGCACGCCCGGCACCGCAGCGCCTTCGGCGCGACCCTGGCCGACCAGCCCGCGATGACCGCCGTATTGGCCGACCTCGCACTGGAATCCGAAGCCGCGACCACCACCGCCATCCGACTCGCACGCGCGCACGACGAGGACGCCGGCCCGCAGGAGCGGGCCTTCCGCCGGCTCGCGACGGCGGTCTCGAAGTACTGGATCTGCAAACGCGGCCCCCACCACGCCTATGAGGCCCTGGAATGCCTGGGCGGAAACGGCTACACCGAGGACTTCCCGCTCGCCATGCGCTACCGGGAGCAACCGGTGATGGCGGTGTGGGAGGGCTCGGGCAATGTCATCGCACTCGACGTCCTACGGGCCATGACCCGCGAACCCGAGTCGATCGCCGCGTTCGACGCCGAGGTCTCACTCGCCCGCGGAACCAGTCGCACCCTGGACATCCACCTCGACCACCTGCGCGACCGGCTCGGCGAGCTGTCCCGGCTCGACGCCGCCGATGCCCAGCGGCGGGCGCGGTCGACCGTCGAGGCCATGGCCCTCGCCCTCCAGGCGTCGCTGCTCGTCCGGCACAGTCCCACCGCGGTGGCCGATGCGTTCATCGCCGCGCGACTCGGCCCCGACCGCAGCCTCGAGTACGGCGCACTCCCGGCCGGCGCCGATCTGCGCGCGATCCTCGAGCGGCACTGA
- a CDS encoding LysR family transcriptional regulator codes for MNGPGDPGLRDIDLRRLRMFVVVMEAPSLRVAADDLFISQQALSSAIRELERHLGVELFSRSRRSLTPTPAGEALYRGAVPLLAGGEQLATQVRRVDAGSPAPFVIGHAPDLASSEVFRIIEPVVLADPSVPITVRPVFAELIRDELLSGAIDMALGRGVAAPPDMATTIATQHELRLAVRADHPLAAHDRVDMADLAGYEIVVWGPEHEYEYTDILVGMCRRAGFEPRIILSTLLGTPPHTAVIAHPDACAFVTNEPGWIYVNRIRIVEFTDPPFAPVRAMWLPNTSSTLRRQILAAAENSL; via the coding sequence ATGAATGGTCCTGGGGACCCCGGACTACGCGATATCGACCTACGGCGGCTACGAATGTTCGTCGTCGTGATGGAGGCACCGAGCCTTCGGGTCGCCGCGGATGACCTGTTCATCAGCCAGCAGGCGCTCTCCTCGGCCATCCGCGAATTGGAGCGCCACCTCGGTGTCGAGCTCTTCTCGCGGTCACGCCGAAGCCTCACGCCGACCCCCGCGGGCGAAGCGCTCTACCGCGGGGCGGTGCCGTTGCTGGCCGGTGGCGAGCAACTCGCGACCCAGGTACGGCGCGTCGACGCCGGGTCGCCGGCCCCGTTCGTCATCGGCCACGCCCCCGACCTGGCCTCCTCCGAGGTGTTCCGCATCATCGAACCGGTGGTCCTCGCCGATCCGTCGGTGCCGATCACCGTGCGGCCGGTCTTCGCGGAACTCATCCGCGACGAGTTGCTGTCCGGCGCCATCGACATGGCCCTCGGTCGTGGTGTGGCGGCGCCACCGGACATGGCCACGACCATCGCGACACAGCACGAGTTGCGCCTGGCAGTGCGCGCCGACCATCCGCTCGCGGCGCACGACCGGGTCGACATGGCCGACCTCGCCGGCTACGAGATCGTCGTGTGGGGCCCCGAGCACGAGTACGAGTACACCGACATCCTGGTCGGCATGTGCCGGCGCGCCGGCTTCGAACCGCGGATCATCCTGTCGACCTTGCTGGGCACGCCCCCGCACACCGCCGTCATCGCGCATCCCGATGCGTGTGCCTTCGTCACCAACGAACCCGGCTGGATCTACGTCAATCGCATCCGGATCGTCGAGTTCACCGACCCGCCGTTCGCGCCCGTCCGCGCCATGTGGTTGCCCAACACGTCCTCGACCCTGCGACGCCAGATCCTCGCCGCTGCCGAGAACTCGCTCTGA
- a CDS encoding GGDEF domain-containing protein — translation MSDETSGHRDLYDDADHVLEQVRMREWHVRFTIAVLVAVCGVLGTIALLTPSGTQGSVPRSIALGIVVASTIPMAFVVSRVHLGVIWWTKQSSVRGFNTAFVLWADAVLTVALVAITDIVLAQFCAVIFAVIGSYVAHFVRSVVAYAHMIYSSITVCALGIVSWSDGTPFMNVLFTSLALLVATNGTTALHRSYTSDFQRSLKHQLIMANTDSLTGLLNRRGFIYAATTMLRRNPAVPFALIAADVDRFKGINDEHGHATGDDVLQRVAEILQGAKAEHAVVARLGGDEFAIATLADEGSVRALAERIRTQRITTRGGATASISLGIAVGVTPGGHMSSDDADAFIRGEFDVADEALFDAKAAGRGTYVVAGRSTSGPPTGARPDSADRRGREPA, via the coding sequence ATGTCCGACGAGACCTCCGGCCACCGCGACCTCTACGACGACGCCGATCATGTCCTCGAACAAGTGCGTATGCGCGAGTGGCATGTCCGCTTCACGATCGCCGTGCTGGTCGCGGTGTGCGGGGTACTCGGAACGATTGCACTCCTCACACCGAGCGGCACGCAGGGTTCCGTTCCTCGCTCGATCGCGCTCGGGATCGTCGTCGCCTCGACCATCCCGATGGCCTTCGTCGTCAGCCGGGTTCACCTCGGCGTGATCTGGTGGACCAAACAATCCTCGGTCCGGGGATTCAACACCGCATTCGTCCTGTGGGCCGACGCCGTCCTGACCGTCGCTCTCGTCGCCATCACCGATATCGTGCTGGCCCAGTTCTGCGCTGTCATCTTCGCGGTGATCGGTTCTTACGTCGCCCATTTCGTACGCAGTGTGGTCGCATACGCGCACATGATCTACTCGAGCATCACCGTGTGCGCTCTGGGAATTGTCTCCTGGTCCGACGGAACCCCGTTCATGAATGTGCTGTTCACCTCGCTCGCACTATTGGTCGCGACCAATGGCACGACGGCTCTCCATCGCAGTTACACATCCGATTTCCAGCGATCGCTGAAACATCAGCTCATCATGGCCAACACCGATTCACTCACCGGGTTGTTGAACCGTCGTGGCTTCATCTACGCGGCCACCACGATGCTCCGCCGCAACCCCGCCGTTCCGTTCGCGCTGATCGCCGCGGATGTCGATCGTTTCAAGGGCATCAACGACGAACACGGGCATGCGACCGGTGACGACGTCCTGCAGCGGGTCGCGGAGATCCTGCAGGGCGCGAAGGCCGAACACGCAGTCGTCGCGCGGCTCGGCGGCGACGAGTTCGCGATCGCGACACTCGCGGACGAGGGCTCGGTGCGCGCTCTCGCCGAACGCATCCGCACCCAACGCATCACGACTCGCGGCGGTGCAACGGCCTCCATCAGCCTCGGCATCGCCGTCGGTGTCACCCCCGGCGGCCACATGTCCTCCGACGACGCCGACGCGTTCATCAGGGGCGAGTTCGACGTCGCCGACGAGGCGCTCTTCGACGCCAAGGCCGCAGGGCGCGGCACCTACGTGGTGGCGGGCCGGTCGACCTCCGGACCGCCTACAGGAGCACGCCCGGATTCAGCAGACCGTCGGGGTCGAGAGCCCGCTTGA